In the genome of Bradyrhizobium sp. CB3481, the window CGCTGGTCTTGTGGCCGGCGACCACGATCGAACGTTTGACGACGGGCGACTTCATGACGCGTCTCCGTCATTGAGCTTGTGCTGATCCAGAACATCGGCAGCGCGATCCTTGCGCCGTTCATCGAGAGCACGCTCGGCCTTGGTCCGGCCGAACCGCGCGCGGTTGGCATCGGCCTGCTTTGCCAATTGTTCCCGCTCGTTGCGCTTCTTGAATCGCTTCAGGTTAATCACGTCTCCCATGCCCGTCTCCATCATCCGGCGACTCGAAGGCATGATGAATCATCAGTGGGAAAAATGTCGAGTGGTGCGCACGCAAATTGGTTGGTCATTCGGAATCCCCGTGTACCGCCCCTTGATAGCATCAAAAAATAAATTTCGCTCTGCGAAAACTGAAGATTCCTGCTCCTACCACGTGTCCACGCAGTGCCGATAGATGATCAACCTCATTCTCTACATACGATCCATAATTTAAACGCGTCATCCGTAGTTTCCCGGGGGAGGGACCGCGGACATCAGCCCGGGTGTGTCATTTTGTCCGGCTGTACCAGACGTTCGAATTCGGCGGCATTCACAAAGCCGAGACGTACCGCTTCTTCCTTCAAAGTAGTTCCGCGCGCGTGCGCCTCTTTGGCGACTTTTGCCGCGTTGTCGTATCCGATCTTGGGAGCCAGCGCGGTGACCAGCATCAGCGACCGCTCCATCAATTCGCGAATTCGCTTTTCGTCGGCGCGTATGCCCACCACGCAATGTTCGGTGAACGAGCGCGCCGCGTCCGACAGCAGTTGAATGGAATGCATCATACAATATGCCAAGACGGGTTTGTAAACATTCAATTCGAAATGCCCTTGGCTTCCCGCCACGGTGACGGCGGTCTGGTTGCCGAACACCTGACAGCAGACCATGGTCATTGCTTCGCACTGCGTCGGATTGACCTTGCCGGGCATGATCGACGAGCCCGGTTCGTTTTCTGGTAAGACCAATTCACCAAGACCGGAGCGCGGGCCCGAGCCCAGCAAACGAATGTCATTGGCGATCTTGAACAGGCCGGTCGCCACCGAATTGATCGCGCCATGCGCCGAGACGTAGGCGTCGTTGGAGGCCAGCGCCTCGAACTTGTTGGGCGCGCTGGTGAAGGGCAGCTTGGTAATGCCGGCAACCTGCTTGGCGAACAGCCCCGCGAATTTCGGTTTCGAGTTGAGGCCCGTTCCGACCGCGGTGCCGCCTTGCGCCAGCGGAAGCAATTCCTTCACCGCCGTTCGCAGCCGAGCGATGCCGCTCTCGACCTGCGCGGCGTAACCGGAAAATTCCTGGCCCAGCGTCAACGGCGTCGCATCCTGGGTGTGGGTTCGCCCGATCTTGACGATTTTGGCGAACGCCTTCTCTTTCTTGCGCAACTCGCGATGCAACTCGCTCAACGCCGGTATCAGGTCGGACGTGATGCGTCCGGCGGCGGCGATGTGCATCGCGGTCGGAAATGCATCGTTCGACGACTGGCTCATGTTGACGTGATCGTTGGGATGAACCGGCTTCTTGGCGCCAAGTTCAAAGCCCAGCATCTCGTTGGCGCGGTTGGCGATCACCTCGTTGAGGTTCATGTTGGTCTGGGTGCCGGAGCCGGTCTGCCAGACCACCAGCGGAAAATGATCGTCGAGCTTGCCGTCGATCACCTCGCGCGCGGCGCGGATGATGGCGCCGGCCTTGCGCGCGTCGAGCAGTCCGAGTTCCCGGTTGGTCTGTGCGGCGGCGAGCTTGACGATGCCGAGCGCATGGACGACCGCCAGCGGCATCCTGTCCTGGCCAATCTTGAAGTTCTGGCGCGAGCGTTCGGTCTGCGCGCCCCAATAGCGGTCGGCGGCGACGTCGATCGGGCCGAAGCTGTCGGTCTCGCTGCGGGTGGATTTGTTTCCGGATGTTTCTGATCGAGCCATACGTAATGTCCGTCTGCCGTGAAATGGCGGAACGGATACATTACAGGGTCGCGGTTTTTCCCGCGCCTAGATTATTTCTTCCGGAAGCGGTCCAGCCGCACCACTTCGGCGCCTTCGCTCGTCTTCGCCGGCTCGTCGTTGTTTTCGGCGGCGGCCTCCGGCGCGGCGACGGGCAGGGCGGACGGCGTGGGGACAGCGGGCAGCTTTGCTGACTCGGCCTCCACGGTTGCTTCGGACGGCTCGAACTGCAGGCCGAACTGCACCGAAGGATCGAGGAAGCTCTTGATCGCCGCGAACGGCACCACCAGCCGCTCGGGAATGCCGCCAAAGGACAGCCCGACCTCGAAACGATCCTCCGTTACCACGAGGTCCCAGAACTGGTGCTGCAGGATGATGGTCATCTCTTCCGGATATTGCGCCAAAAGCCGTGGCGACAGCTTCACGCCGTCGGCGGTCGACAGGAAGGTGATGAAGAAGTGATGCTCGCCGGGCAGGCCGTGTTCGGCGGCGTCGGCCAGCACGCGGCGCAGCACCCCGCGCAGCGCGTCGCGCGCCAGCACATCATAGCGGATATGATCGGTTGCCATGGTCGTCCTGTTACGTCTGCGGCCGCCGGTCCCCCGACTCGCCCCTTGCTCTCATGCTACCCCGGCAGAAGCCGCAGGTCAGCAGGCGCGACAGACCGAATTGCGGCAGAACGGCCCGCTGGGCCGGAAGTGAAAAGAATAAAGTGGAGGCTTCTGTTGCCAGGTGCCTCCGAACCCCGCCTAGCGGAGCTTAACCCGCTAGGACTTTAGAGTGGTCTTTCAAACTGCGTTACGCAGCCTGAGCAACCGGAGCATAGTTGTCGTTTGCAACTATTGCATAGCCCGATAACGGCGGAACAATACCGGGAAAAAACTCGTCCTTTACGCCCTCGTCGATCCTGGTTCGCCCCCGCCGAAGCCCATCCCCGCAGGGTGGGCTTGGGTGGAGGCGCCGGGTACTGCCCCCGGGTCCGAATGGTTTATTGCGACGGTCATTTATTTCCATAGCCGGCGAACCGGCGCTCTCAATATAAGGCGCAAGGCCGCAGAAAAACAGGGCCCGAAAGCCTGAACGGGAGGGGAACACGGCCTGAACTTTCGCTTTGGTGTCGTCGAGTTGCGGTTTCGCCACGGACTCGACCATTGGCGCGTGCGGCTGGCTTGGAACGGGCTCTGAGCTGCATGAATTTTCGGCGCTCTGAAGCAGGACAGTATGCCGGAGGGGGCGGCCACGCGGGAGATATTGCGGCGCTGCAATCGCAAGGTTGCGAGCACCCGGCCCCGGGGCGGTTTCGATTACGGTCTTAAGGCGTCATTTGCCGTTCGGCCCAAAAGCATTTTTGGTTTTGCTGGCGTTGTCCGACGAAAGTCGCTAGCAAGTTTCCGGGACAAGCTTCCAAGTCATCCAAACAAGCGGGCGGAGCCGCCTTTGGGGGAGGAGTATCTATGAACGCTACGCCGGGCCAAGCGCCGGTCAAATCTATCATGCCTAAATGGGTTCGGAATCCGCAGGATTTCGTCGGCGGAATAGCCATGATGGCGATCGCCGCGTTCGCGCTGTGGGCGTCGAGCGATCTGCAGGGCATGCGCGGCTTCTCGTTCGGTGCTGGCACGGCGCCGCGGATGTTCGCAATCTTGCTGCTCGGGCTCGGTGCAGCGATCACTGCCGTCGGCGTTTTTACCGAAGGCCAGCATCTTGCCAAATATCATTGGCGGGGTCCGCTGTTCGTGACGCTCGCGATTCTGTCGTTTTCCCAGACGATCCGCCCGATGGGCATGATCTTCTCCGCAATGACGAGCTTCCTGATCGCGGCATGCGGATCGCCGGAGACGCGATGGCTGGAAGCGGTCATCGTTGGTGCCTGCCTGACGGCATTTTGCGCCCTGCTGTTTCCCTATGCGCTCGGCCTGCCTCTGCAGCTCCTGCCGACTTTCATGATCCGGTGAGGGCGAGATGGGCGATCTTTTTTCAAACCTTGGCCTAGGCTTCGGCGTCGTCTTCCAGTTCGTGCAATGGACCCCGGCCTTCCTCGGCGGGACTTCCATTCCGATTCCGGTCAATATTCTGCTCTGCCTGATCGGCGCGCTGGTCGGCACGTTGGTCGGTGTGCTGCCGGGCATTGGCACCATCGCCACCGTGG includes:
- a CDS encoding DUF4169 family protein; its protein translation is MGDVINLKRFKKRNEREQLAKQADANRARFGRTKAERALDERRKDRAADVLDQHKLNDGDAS
- the fumC gene encoding class II fumarate hydratase, with translation MARSETSGNKSTRSETDSFGPIDVAADRYWGAQTERSRQNFKIGQDRMPLAVVHALGIVKLAAAQTNRELGLLDARKAGAIIRAAREVIDGKLDDHFPLVVWQTGSGTQTNMNLNEVIANRANEMLGFELGAKKPVHPNDHVNMSQSSNDAFPTAMHIAAAGRITSDLIPALSELHRELRKKEKAFAKIVKIGRTHTQDATPLTLGQEFSGYAAQVESGIARLRTAVKELLPLAQGGTAVGTGLNSKPKFAGLFAKQVAGITKLPFTSAPNKFEALASNDAYVSAHGAINSVATGLFKIANDIRLLGSGPRSGLGELVLPENEPGSSIMPGKVNPTQCEAMTMVCCQVFGNQTAVTVAGSQGHFELNVYKPVLAYCMMHSIQLLSDAARSFTEHCVVGIRADEKRIRELMERSLMLVTALAPKIGYDNAAKVAKEAHARGTTLKEEAVRLGFVNAAEFERLVQPDKMTHPG
- a CDS encoding ClpXP protease specificity-enhancing factor SspB, which produces MATDHIRYDVLARDALRGVLRRVLADAAEHGLPGEHHFFITFLSTADGVKLSPRLLAQYPEEMTIILQHQFWDLVVTEDRFEVGLSFGGIPERLVVPFAAIKSFLDPSVQFGLQFEPSEATVEAESAKLPAVPTPSALPVAAPEAAAENNDEPAKTSEGAEVVRLDRFRKK
- a CDS encoding tripartite tricarboxylate transporter TctB family protein encodes the protein MPKWVRNPQDFVGGIAMMAIAAFALWASSDLQGMRGFSFGAGTAPRMFAILLLGLGAAITAVGVFTEGQHLAKYHWRGPLFVTLAILSFSQTIRPMGMIFSAMTSFLIAACGSPETRWLEAVIVGACLTAFCALLFPYALGLPLQLLPTFMIR